The nucleotide sequence TCTTGTCATTTCCAACCGATAAGGTTTGAGCAGGAGTCTTATGTCGCGCTTTGGACGAACAGAAAAAATGATCTTCACCGGAGCCCTGCTTGTGCTCATGGTCTTCTCGTACTTCCTGTACGATGACTCTTTGCTATTCCCGAAATCAAATACCGGCGAACTGGAACTGATTGGCTCCGTTGCTGTTTCTCAGAACGACGTGCGCCGAAAAAATCTGGATACTTTCAGCTGGCTTCCGGCATCGCGCAAAGACAATGTCTTCCAAAATGATTCTATTTTCACAGGTGATCGTTCCGAAGCCACTATTCAGTTGCAGGATGGAACCCAGATTCGCATCGAACCAAATTCTTTGATCACTTTGAATCTTAAAAACGGTCAGATGAATCTGGATCTGCGTTACGGAAACCTGGTCGGTGAACTGGCGCAAGGCTCGTCCCTGACAATCAAATCCGGCACCGAAGAATTCAAACTGGAAGGCTCGGCTACAAACACACAGGAAAAGCCTAAAATCAAATTCAACAAAGCCCACAGCGGCACGGTTGATTTGAAACTGCTTTCCGGTGACGTCAAGTATACGGACAAGAAAAAACAGGCCGTTAAAGAACTGCCTAAAAATGCTGTCGTCGCTGTAAAAAAAGACGGCGACATCAAACCGGTTGAAAAACCAACCTTGCTTGTGAAAACTCCGGACAACATGAATTGGCTTCGTGTGAATCCGGACGATCCACTGCCATTTGAATGGCAGGGCAAAGGTGATATCGCCCGTTATGAACTGGAAGTTTCCCCGACGGAAGACTTCAGCTCTGTGGCCCTTTCAAAAATGACCAACGAACAAAGAGTCGCGGTGACAGAACCTCTGCAACCGGGTCCTTATTTCTGGCGTTTGAAAACCTATGATCGCAATGGCGAAGTGGGCGTTGTTTCCCAAGCCCAGCGCATGAGCATCACTCACCTGGCCGGTCCACAGATTGTGACCCCGGTTCAATCCGCCCAAATCAATCTGGAACTGAAAGTGAAACCTCAGGAAGAACTGGCCTCCACCACGGAAGTTCAGTGGAAAGCCATGGCCCAGCTAAAACACTTCACCTGGCAGGTGGCAGCCGATCCGGAATTCCAGCAGATCATTAAAGATGGTCAGACGGATTCTTTGGCGGCAGTGACTCCTCGTCTGCCAAGCGGAACTTACTGGGTGCGTGTTCAGGGCCAAACAGCCGCGAACAATGTTTCCCCTTGGTCTGAGCCTGTGTCCTTCACATTGAATCTGGCCGCCCATAAAGAAGAGCGCCCAAACAAGCCAGTGCTGATCACTAAAAAGGTCGATTTCAAGGCACCCA is from Bdellovibrio bacteriovorus str. Tiberius and encodes:
- a CDS encoding FecR domain-containing protein, giving the protein MSRFGRTEKMIFTGALLVLMVFSYFLYDDSLLFPKSNTGELELIGSVAVSQNDVRRKNLDTFSWLPASRKDNVFQNDSIFTGDRSEATIQLQDGTQIRIEPNSLITLNLKNGQMNLDLRYGNLVGELAQGSSLTIKSGTEEFKLEGSATNTQEKPKIKFNKAHSGTVDLKLLSGDVKYTDKKKQAVKELPKNAVVAVKKDGDIKPVEKPTLLVKTPDNMNWLRVNPDDPLPFEWQGKGDIARYELEVSPTEDFSSVALSKMTNEQRVAVTEPLQPGPYFWRLKTYDRNGEVGVVSQAQRMSITHLAGPQIVTPVQSAQINLELKVKPQEELASTTEVQWKAMAQLKHFTWQVAADPEFQQIIKDGQTDSLAAVTPRLPSGTYWVRVQGQTAANNVSPWSEPVSFTLNLAAHKEERPNKPVLITKKVDFKAPTGERNPASPEAPKLAWKPVLRSKGYQLQISKDMNFAEAEKYDITQNQVAWSQFRPGKHYYRVQAKGINGLNSDFSEVGTIDVSVGGLTLNPLKTINAIGQAAGPKETPISWSEVPFAKAYLVQVDKSKEFTAPQQLEYSATGGSLTLQDPGNYVVRVQALDEANKPLTEFSNIQEVLYTFRTPLVAPPLMEPFNNASIFLQTEMEPFIWLEWKKVEGATSYRIEISDKPDFSRTLIAKSLAGNRFLIKEKVPLGKIYWRVRAEAKGDAEMSEWAEKREFTLYHQKNETFVK